In Paracoccus fistulariae, a single window of DNA contains:
- a CDS encoding tyrosine-type recombinase/integrase, with amino-acid sequence MRDWCNGAGLPQCTSHGLRKACARRLAEAGAIPHEIMAVAGHETLAEVERYTNKKRNALGLPTKRCSGFCGSP; translated from the coding sequence ATGCGCGACTGGTGCAACGGTGCGGGCCTGCCCCAATGTACAAGCCACGGTTTGCGCAAAGCGTGTGCAAGAAGGCTGGCAGAAGCTGGCGCTATACCGCACGAGATTATGGCAGTAGCTGGACATGAAACGCTGGCAGAAGTCGAGCGGTACACCAATAAAAAGCGCAACGCGCTGGGCCTACCGACAAAGCGATGCAGCGGATTTTGTGGCAGCCCGTAG
- a CDS encoding AEC family transporter, with amino-acid sequence MTAVFSILPVIALVALGHILRRTRIIAPQSWPGIEQLGFRVMFPAILLTSIYRSELTPGRLAPYLGAMAAAFAMVGLLALALRRPLRLNNPRTSSLFQGALRFNSLLILAVAAQGLGPVALSDLAVAMAFLIPAFNISAIIALTLLPPEDPSRPATTRRQATRRIATEILRNPLVLGCVAGLVLNMTGIRLPAWLLTPLDWLGQGALAVGLLTVGAGIELRRLWQSDLAMWTGVGLRLLLCPAIFLLIALLIALPQNQIASGLLATAAPGASVGYILARQMGGDADFFADIFTWQTVLSAMTLSIWLLVGGAIAG; translated from the coding sequence ATGACTGCCGTTTTCTCGATCCTGCCGGTTATCGCCCTTGTCGCGCTTGGCCATATCCTGCGGCGCACCCGCATCATCGCGCCGCAAAGCTGGCCCGGGATCGAGCAGCTTGGCTTTCGGGTGATGTTTCCCGCGATCCTGCTGACCTCGATCTACCGGTCCGAGCTGACGCCCGGCAGGCTTGCCCCCTATCTGGGCGCCATGGCTGCGGCTTTCGCGATGGTCGGGCTGCTGGCGCTGGCGCTGCGTCGCCCGCTGCGGCTGAACAATCCGCGTACCAGTTCCTTGTTTCAGGGCGCGCTGCGGTTCAATTCCCTGCTTATTCTGGCAGTGGCCGCCCAGGGCCTTGGGCCCGTGGCCCTGTCCGATCTGGCGGTGGCCATGGCCTTCCTGATACCGGCCTTCAATATCTCGGCCATCATCGCCCTGACGCTGCTGCCGCCAGAGGACCCCAGCCGCCCGGCCACAACGCGCAGACAGGCGACGCGGCGCATTGCCACGGAAATCCTGCGCAACCCGCTGGTTCTGGGCTGCGTGGCGGGGCTGGTCCTGAATATGACTGGAATCCGGCTACCCGCCTGGCTGCTGACGCCGCTGGACTGGCTGGGACAGGGCGCGCTGGCCGTGGGCCTGCTGACGGTCGGTGCGGGGATCGAGCTGCGCCGCCTGTGGCAAAGCGATCTGGCCATGTGGACAGGCGTGGGATTGCGGCTGCTGCTGTGCCCGGCCATCTTCCTGCTCATCGCCCTGTTGATCGCCCTGCCCCAGAACCAGATCGCCTCGGGCCTTCTGGCCACTGCCGCCCCCGGAGCCTCGGTGGGCTATATTCTGGCGCGGCAGATGGGCGGAGACGCGGATTTCTTTGCCGATATATTTACGTGGCAGACGGTCCTCTCTGCGATGACCTTATCGATATGGCTTCTGGTCGGCGGAGCGATCGCTGGCTGA
- the gatC gene encoding Asp-tRNA(Asn)/Glu-tRNA(Gln) amidotransferase subunit GatC has product MSITEDEARKVAHLARIAVDDSQLPALARELSGILKFMEQLNEVDVDGVEPMTGVTPMRLKRREDVVTAGGMQDKILANAPDAREGFFAVPKVVE; this is encoded by the coding sequence ATGTCGATCACCGAGGACGAGGCCCGCAAGGTCGCCCATCTGGCACGAATCGCCGTCGATGACTCTCAGTTGCCCGCTCTTGCGCGCGAACTGAGCGGCATCCTGAAATTCATGGAACAGCTGAACGAGGTCGATGTCGATGGCGTCGAGCCGATGACCGGCGTGACGCCGATGCGGCTGAAACGTCGCGAGGATGTCGTGACGGCGGGCGGCATGCAGGACAAGATTCTGGCCAATGCGCCCGACGCGCGGGAAGGCTTCTTTGCTGTGCCAAAGGTGGTGGAATGA
- the gatA gene encoding Asp-tRNA(Asn)/Glu-tRNA(Gln) amidotransferase subunit GatA, with protein sequence MSDLNKLGISEARDALARGDVTSVELTDACLTAIEASGALNAFVHQTPDMARDMARAADQRIKAGKAAPMTGIPVGIKDVFCVKGVPTQAASRILEGFRPEYESTVTQNLWDAGAVMLGKLNQDEFAMGSANENSVYGAAVNPWKAGDGQARTAGGSSGGSAAAVAADLCLAATGTDTGGSIRQPAAFTGTVGLKPTYGRVSRWGVIAYASSLDQAGPMTKSVRDAAIMLGAMASVDDKDSTSADMPVPDFEAALTGDIRGKKIGIPREYRIDGLRDDIDAVWKQGQEMLRDAGAEIVDISLPHTKYALPAYYVIAPAEASSNLARYDGVRYGRRAKLGQGDGVVEMYEKTRAEGFGPEVQRRVMIGTYVLSAGFYDAYYNRARKVRSLIKQDFENAYAQGVDAILAPATPSAAFPLGEMDNADPVQVYLNDVFTVTLNLAGLPGISVPVGLDSRGLPLGLQLLGRPFEEADLLNQALVLEKAAGFVAKPDRWW encoded by the coding sequence ATGAGCGATCTGAACAAACTGGGCATCAGTGAGGCGCGCGACGCGCTTGCCAGGGGCGACGTGACATCGGTCGAACTGACGGACGCCTGCCTCACGGCCATCGAGGCCTCGGGCGCGCTGAATGCCTTTGTCCATCAAACGCCGGACATGGCGCGTGACATGGCCCGCGCCGCCGATCAGCGGATCAAGGCGGGCAAGGCCGCGCCGATGACCGGGATCCCGGTCGGCATCAAGGACGTCTTCTGCGTCAAGGGCGTGCCCACGCAGGCGGCCAGCCGGATACTGGAAGGCTTCCGTCCTGAATATGAATCGACCGTGACGCAGAACCTATGGGATGCGGGCGCGGTGATGCTGGGCAAGCTGAACCAGGACGAATTCGCCATGGGTTCGGCCAATGAAAACAGCGTCTATGGCGCCGCGGTCAACCCGTGGAAGGCCGGGGACGGTCAGGCCCGCACCGCTGGCGGCTCATCTGGCGGCTCGGCGGCGGCCGTGGCGGCGGATCTGTGCCTTGCCGCGACCGGCACCGATACCGGCGGGTCGATCCGCCAGCCGGCTGCCTTTACCGGCACGGTCGGGCTGAAGCCCACTTATGGCCGGGTCAGCCGCTGGGGCGTGATCGCCTATGCCTCGTCGCTGGATCAGGCCGGGCCAATGACCAAATCGGTGCGCGATGCGGCGATCATGCTGGGCGCCATGGCCTCGGTCGATGACAAGGATTCGACCAGCGCGGACATGCCCGTTCCGGATTTCGAGGCGGCGCTGACCGGCGATATCCGTGGCAAGAAGATCGGTATCCCGCGCGAATACCGCATTGACGGGCTGCGCGACGATATCGACGCCGTCTGGAAACAGGGGCAGGAAATGCTGCGCGATGCCGGGGCCGAGATCGTCGATATCTCACTGCCGCATACGAAATACGCATTGCCCGCCTATTATGTGATCGCGCCCGCGGAAGCCTCGTCCAATCTGGCCCGCTACGACGGCGTCCGCTATGGCCGCCGCGCGAAGCTGGGGCAGGGCGACGGCGTGGTCGAGATGTATGAAAAGACCCGCGCCGAGGGCTTTGGCCCCGAGGTGCAGCGCCGCGTGATGATCGGCACCTATGTGCTGTCGGCGGGCTTCTATGACGCCTATTACAACCGCGCGCGCAAGGTTCGCAGCCTGATCAAGCAGGATTTCGAAAACGCCTATGCCCAGGGCGTGGATGCGATTCTGGCCCCCGCGACCCCTTCGGCGGCCTTCCCGCTTGGGGAAATGGATAATGCCGATCCGGTTCAGGTCTATCTGAACGACGTTTTCACCGTCACGCTGAATCTGGCCGGTTTGCCGGGGATTTCGGTGCCGGTCGGACTCGATTCACGCGGTTTGCCGCTTGGGCTGCAGCTTCTGGGACGCCCCTTCGAAGAAGCGGATTTACTTAATCAGGCGTTGGTGCTTGAAAAGGCTGCGGGTTTTGTGGCCAAGCCTGACCGCTGGTGGTAG
- a CDS encoding N-acetylmuramoyl-L-alanine amidase → MTEHPPSPNFGDRRGQRPELIVLHYTGMADCTAARARLCDPAAEVSAHWLIDEGGQVEALVPEDKRAWHAGAGSWQGRDDVNSRSIGIELANPGDRPFPAAQMDALVDLLRQIMQRWQIGPAGVIGHSDMAPGRKIDPGPRFDWQRLAREGLAIWPGATHDRPLAESLTTIGYPEIAPDHRLAAFRLRFRPWATGPETEQDRRIAAAAADLSRP, encoded by the coding sequence TTGACGGAACACCCGCCAAGCCCCAATTTCGGTGACCGTCGCGGTCAGCGCCCCGAACTCATCGTGCTGCATTACACGGGCATGGCCGATTGCACCGCGGCCCGCGCGCGGCTCTGCGATCCCGCCGCCGAAGTCAGCGCCCATTGGCTGATCGACGAAGGCGGACAGGTCGAGGCTCTGGTGCCCGAAGATAAACGCGCCTGGCATGCGGGCGCAGGCAGCTGGCAGGGGCGCGACGACGTGAATTCCCGCAGCATCGGGATCGAGCTCGCCAATCCCGGCGACCGCCCCTTTCCTGCCGCCCAGATGGATGCGCTGGTGGATCTCCTGCGCCAGATCATGCAACGCTGGCAGATCGGCCCGGCGGGCGTGATCGGCCATTCCGACATGGCCCCGGGACGCAAGATCGACCCCGGCCCGCGCTTCGACTGGCAGCGCCTCGCCCGCGAAGGGCTGGCGATCTGGCCCGGCGCAACCCATGACCGCCCCCTGGCCGAAAGCCTCACCACCATCGGCTATCCCGAGATCGCCCCCGATCACCGCCTCGCCGCCTTCCGCCTGCGCTTTCGCCCCTGGGCCACCGGCCCTGAAACCGAACAGGACCGCCGCATCGCCGCCGCCGCCGCCGATCTCTCCCGCCCCTGA
- the rpmG gene encoding 50S ribosomal protein L33, whose protein sequence is MAKPTTIKIRLNSTAGTGHFYVTKKNARTMTEKMTVRKYDPVVRQHVEYKEGKIK, encoded by the coding sequence ATGGCGAAGCCGACGACCATCAAGATCCGGCTGAACTCGACAGCCGGGACCGGTCATTTCTACGTGACCAAGAAGAATGCCCGTACCATGACTGAAAAAATGACCGTTCGCAAATACGATCCGGTCGTGCGTCAGCATGTTGAATATAAGGAAGGCAAGATCAAGTAA
- a CDS encoding PQQ-dependent sugar dehydrogenase, translated as MEILAKLTEIVGGIMVRQRRAQSPSQQAIGQDPAIPDARAQGIMTLKMPAAVGWADGHLPTAAPGLKVNAFATGLDHPRWIEVLPNGDVLVAESKEQAGPPKTLFDHAAQSVMRRVKAIGDSANRITLWRDADGDGQAESRHVFLSDQRQPFGMALVGDTFYVGNTDGIVAFPYTVNATQLQGQGRRLVEFKPHGHWTRSLIVSPDRSRIYAGVGSLTNIGDQGMEVEEGRAAIWELDLTNGDARVFASGLRNSVGMAWEPSTETLWTVVNERDGLGDETPPDYLTSVQEGGFYGWPYCYWGKTVDDRVPQDPELVARAITPDYALGGHTASLGLCWMPEGTLPGFPDGMVIGQHGSWNRSILSGYKLIFVPFEQGRPSGPPRDILTGFLSDDEKKAYGRPVGVAIGPDGKSLLMADDVGDVIWRVSAA; from the coding sequence ATGGAGATTCTGGCCAAACTGACCGAGATCGTCGGCGGGATCATGGTGCGTCAGCGCCGCGCCCAGTCCCCGTCGCAGCAAGCGATCGGTCAGGATCCGGCGATCCCCGACGCCAGGGCACAGGGCATCATGACGCTGAAGATGCCGGCGGCGGTTGGCTGGGCCGATGGCCATCTGCCCACGGCCGCACCGGGGTTGAAGGTCAATGCCTTCGCCACAGGTCTGGACCACCCGCGCTGGATCGAGGTTCTGCCCAATGGCGATGTGCTGGTGGCTGAATCCAAGGAACAGGCAGGCCCGCCCAAGACCCTGTTCGACCATGCCGCACAATCGGTCATGCGCCGCGTCAAGGCCATCGGCGACAGCGCCAATCGTATCACCCTGTGGCGCGATGCAGATGGCGATGGCCAGGCCGAATCGCGCCATGTCTTCCTGTCCGATCAGCGTCAGCCCTTCGGCATGGCGCTTGTCGGTGACACGTTCTATGTCGGCAACACGGACGGCATCGTCGCCTTCCCCTATACCGTAAATGCAACGCAGCTTCAGGGGCAGGGCCGCAGGCTGGTCGAATTCAAGCCGCATGGCCACTGGACCCGCAGCCTGATCGTCTCGCCCGACCGCAGCCGGATCTATGCCGGGGTCGGATCGCTGACCAATATCGGCGATCAGGGCATGGAGGTGGAAGAGGGCCGGGCCGCGATCTGGGAACTGGACCTTACAAACGGCGACGCCCGCGTCTTTGCATCTGGCCTGCGTAACTCGGTCGGCATGGCCTGGGAGCCGAGCACAGAGACGCTGTGGACCGTGGTGAATGAGCGTGACGGGTTGGGCGATGAAACCCCGCCCGACTACCTGACCTCGGTGCAAGAGGGCGGCTTTTACGGCTGGCCCTATTGCTATTGGGGCAAGACGGTGGATGACCGCGTGCCACAGGACCCGGAACTGGTCGCGCGGGCGATTACCCCCGATTACGCGCTTGGCGGCCATACGGCATCCCTGGGCCTGTGCTGGATGCCCGAGGGCACGCTGCCGGGCTTTCCCGATGGTATGGTGATCGGGCAGCACGGATCCTGGAACCGCTCGATCCTCAGCGGATACAAGCTGATCTTCGTGCCCTTCGAACAGGGCCGCCCCTCGGGCCCGCCCCGCGATATCCTGACCGGCTTTCTCAGCGATGATGAGAAAAAAGCCTATGGCCGCCCCGTGGGCGTCGCCATCGGGCCGGATGGCAAATCCTTGCTGATGGCGGATGATGTGGGGGATGTGATCTGGCGCGTCAGCGCGGCATGA
- a CDS encoding PEGA domain-containing protein: protein MLIRIFAISTMFLISACATIARGTNDVLVVNSTPTGAQVKMSNGESCGNTPCTFKVPRKSELNVLITKQGCQPQQVRVTNKIAGSGGAAMAGNVLVGGIIGAGVDAGTGATLDLVPNPVEVTLDCKG, encoded by the coding sequence ATGCTGATCCGTATTTTTGCGATTTCCACGATGTTTCTGATCTCGGCCTGTGCCACGATTGCGCGGGGCACGAATGATGTGCTTGTGGTCAATTCGACCCCGACCGGCGCGCAGGTGAAGATGAGCAACGGGGAAAGTTGCGGCAACACGCCCTGCACCTTCAAGGTGCCGCGCAAGTCCGAACTGAACGTGCTGATTACGAAACAGGGCTGTCAGCCGCAGCAGGTCCGCGTGACCAACAAGATCGCAGGCAGCGGTGGTGCGGCGATGGCGGGCAATGTCCTTGTCGGCGGCATTATCGGCGCAGGCGTGGATGCGGGCACCGGCGCGACGCTGGATCTGGTGCCGAATCCGGTCGAGGTGACGCTGGACTGCAAGGGCTAG
- a CDS encoding DUF1489 family protein encodes MTASLNLMKLCVGAEGIEDLAQWQQMRHGDGPAAHVTRMWPKREEELLQGGSLYWVFKGVMLARQRLLRLDERIGSDGIRRCALVLDREIIRVSAVPRRPFQGWRYLAAKDAPPDLPRGREAEDPLPPAMAAALADMGLM; translated from the coding sequence ATGACCGCAAGCCTGAACCTGATGAAGCTTTGTGTCGGTGCCGAGGGCATCGAGGATCTGGCCCAGTGGCAGCAGATGCGCCATGGCGACGGGCCTGCGGCGCATGTGACCCGGATGTGGCCCAAGCGCGAGGAGGAGCTGTTACAGGGCGGTTCGCTTTATTGGGTGTTCAAAGGGGTGATGCTGGCGCGTCAACGCCTGCTGCGCCTGGATGAGCGTATCGGCAGCGACGGGATCCGCCGCTGCGCGCTGGTTCTGGATCGCGAGATCATCCGCGTCAGCGCCGTGCCCCGCCGCCCCTTTCAGGGCTGGCGTTATCTGGCTGCCAAGGACGCGCCGCCCGACCTGCCCAGGGGCCGCGAGGCCGAAGATCCCCTGCCCCCGGCCATGGCCGCCGCGCTGGCCGATATGGGGTTGATGTGA
- the tig gene encoding trigger factor, which yields MQVTETQNEGLKRGYKFTLPATELAETVDAKLKEAQPEIEMKGFRKGKVPMAMLKKQFGPRVMGDAMQEAIDGALRKHLDESGDRPAAQPKVEMENGEGWKEGDDVIVNISYENLPAIPEIDMGKLKLERLTVPAEDEAVNEALENLAKSAQNFEDRRKGSKAKDGDQVVIDFKGFVDGEAFEGGEAQDYPLVLGSNSFIPGFEDQLVGAKAEEEVKVEVKFPEEYGAAHLAGKDATFEVTVKAVKAPKDAEVDDELAKKFGADDLDALKKQIAGRLEQEYAGAARAIMKRALLDQLDDQVKFELPESLVEAEAEQIAHQLWHEEHPEEQGHNHGAIEATDEHKKLAERRVRLGLLLAEIGQKAEVTVTDQEMTQAVMQAARQYPGQERAFFEFVQQNPQVQQQLRAPIFEDKVVDHIAEQAKVEDKKVTKEELEKAIEALDEI from the coding sequence ATGCAGGTTACGGAAACCCAGAACGAAGGCCTGAAGCGGGGCTACAAATTCACCCTGCCCGCCACCGAGCTGGCCGAGACGGTCGATGCCAAGCTGAAAGAGGCGCAGCCCGAGATCGAGATGAAGGGCTTCCGCAAGGGCAAAGTGCCGATGGCCATGCTGAAAAAGCAGTTCGGCCCGCGCGTCATGGGCGATGCGATGCAGGAAGCCATCGACGGCGCGCTGCGCAAGCATCTGGACGAATCCGGCGACCGCCCGGCTGCTCAGCCGAAGGTCGAGATGGAAAACGGCGAAGGCTGGAAAGAGGGCGACGACGTCATCGTCAACATCTCTTACGAAAACCTGCCCGCGATCCCCGAGATCGACATGGGCAAGCTGAAGCTGGAGCGTCTGACCGTCCCGGCCGAGGACGAGGCCGTGAATGAGGCGCTGGAAAATCTGGCGAAATCGGCCCAGAATTTCGAAGACCGCCGCAAGGGCAGCAAGGCCAAGGACGGCGATCAGGTCGTGATCGACTTCAAGGGCTTTGTCGATGGTGAAGCCTTCGAAGGCGGCGAAGCGCAGGATTATCCGCTGGTTCTGGGCTCGAACAGCTTCATCCCCGGTTTCGAGGACCAGCTGGTCGGCGCCAAGGCCGAAGAAGAGGTCAAGGTCGAGGTCAAATTCCCCGAGGAATATGGCGCCGCGCATCTGGCCGGCAAGGACGCGACTTTCGAAGTCACCGTCAAGGCCGTCAAGGCACCCAAGGATGCAGAGGTCGATGACGAGCTGGCCAAGAAATTCGGTGCCGACGATCTGGACGCGCTGAAAAAGCAGATCGCCGGTCGTCTTGAACAGGAATATGCCGGTGCGGCCCGCGCGATCATGAAGCGCGCCCTGCTGGATCAGCTGGACGATCAGGTGAAGTTCGAGCTGCCTGAATCGCTGGTCGAGGCCGAGGCCGAGCAGATCGCCCATCAGCTGTGGCACGAAGAGCACCCCGAAGAGCAGGGCCATAACCACGGCGCGATCGAAGCCACGGACGAGCACAAGAAACTGGCCGAGCGTCGCGTGCGTCTGGGTCTGCTGCTGGCTGAAATCGGCCAGAAGGCCGAGGTTACCGTTACCGATCAGGAAATGACCCAGGCCGTCATGCAGGCAGCCCGTCAGTATCCGGGCCAGGAGCGTGCTTTCTTTGAATTCGTGCAGCAGAACCCGCAGGTTCAGCAGCAGCTGCGCGCACCGATCTTTGAAGACAAGGTCGTCGATCACATCGCCGAGCAGGCCAAGGTCGAAGACAAGAAAGTCACCAAGGAAGAGCTGGAAAAAGCCATCGAAGCGCTGGACGAGATCTGA
- the selA gene encoding L-seryl-tRNA(Sec) selenium transferase, whose amino-acid sequence MQGFRRLPAVDQFLKSDPGQALIEMHGRQMVTGALRAELDAARAAIRDGAQAQALADALPIRVAERLDLDSRSQLRPILNLTGTVLHTNLGRAILSDQAISAASAAMASPLALEFDLETGGRGQRDDHLRGLLCELTGAEDATIVNNNAAAVLIALNTLAMGREAIVSRGELIEIGGAFRMPDIMARAGAKLVEVGTTNRTHPRDYETAITAETGLLMKVHTSNYRIEGFTAEVAAPELAAIASAAGVPLLNDLGAGSLIDLGDYGLRREPTVAEAVAEGADLITFSGDKLLGGPQAGFIVGRRDLIAAINKNPLKRALRLDKIRIAALEATLRLYRDPDRLAQSLPTLRDLSRPRDQIAAMAARLVPLVQDLLPDGFQVSACDCASQIGSGALPTDTLPSAGLRLTGPGGDAPDRLAARLRALPLPVIGHIHDGALILDLRCLQSDDDLIKALRAL is encoded by the coding sequence ATGCAGGGATTTCGACGGCTTCCCGCAGTCGATCAGTTCCTGAAATCGGATCCCGGACAGGCGCTGATCGAGATGCATGGTCGCCAGATGGTGACCGGCGCGCTGCGTGCGGAACTGGATGCGGCGCGCGCGGCGATCCGTGACGGCGCGCAGGCGCAGGCCCTGGCCGACGCCCTGCCCATCCGCGTGGCAGAACGTCTGGACCTGGACAGCCGGTCGCAATTGCGCCCGATCCTGAACCTGACGGGCACGGTGCTGCATACCAATCTGGGTCGTGCTATCCTATCCGATCAGGCCATTTCTGCCGCGAGCGCCGCGATGGCATCCCCGCTGGCGCTGGAATTCGACCTTGAAACCGGCGGGCGCGGCCAGCGTGACGATCACCTGCGCGGCCTGCTCTGCGAATTGACCGGGGCCGAGGACGCCACCATCGTCAATAACAACGCCGCCGCCGTGCTGATCGCGTTGAACACGCTGGCCATGGGCCGCGAGGCCATCGTCTCACGCGGGGAGTTGATCGAGATCGGCGGCGCCTTTCGCATGCCCGATATCATGGCACGGGCCGGGGCAAAGCTGGTCGAGGTCGGCACCACCAACCGCACCCATCCGCGTGACTATGAAACCGCCATCACCGCCGAAACCGGCTTGCTGATGAAGGTCCATACCTCGAATTACCGGATCGAGGGCTTTACGGCCGAGGTTGCGGCCCCTGAACTGGCCGCAATCGCGTCTGCGGCGGGGGTGCCGTTGCTGAACGATCTGGGCGCGGGCTCGCTGATCGATCTGGGCGATTACGGGCTGCGGCGCGAACCCACCGTCGCCGAAGCCGTGGCCGAGGGCGCCGATCTGATCACCTTCTCGGGTGACAAGCTGTTGGGGGGACCGCAGGCGGGCTTTATCGTCGGGCGGCGCGATCTGATTGCCGCGATCAACAAGAACCCGCTGAAACGCGCCCTGCGGCTGGACAAGATCCGGATCGCCGCGCTTGAGGCAACCCTGCGGCTTTACCGCGATCCGGACCGGCTGGCGCAGAGCCTGCCGACACTGCGTGATCTTTCGCGCCCGCGCGATCAGATCGCAGCGATGGCCGCGCGTCTGGTGCCGCTGGTCCAGGATCTGCTGCCCGATGGGTTTCAGGTCAGCGCCTGCGACTGTGCCAGCCAGATCGGCTCGGGCGCGCTGCCGACCGATACCCTGCCTTCGGCCGGACTGCGCCTGACCGGACCGGGCGGCGACGCGCCCGACAGGCTGGCGGCGCGGCTGCGTGCCCTGCCGCTGCCAGTGATCGGCCATATCCATGACGGCGCGCTGATCCTGGACCTGCGCTGCCTGCAATCCGATGACGACCTGATAAAGGCCCTGCGCGCGCTATGA
- the fdhE gene encoding formate dehydrogenase accessory protein FdhE yields MNTTVQPDPGVIGGVPEAPLTFSPKPAELFTRRAKRFAFLAAQDGNLSPYLRFLADLSQLQARLADQLPAPAPLSPQRIELARASRMPPIDRAALATDEALYNTLSQFIDAAEALKMPEPARLALQALKSAGIADRHWLLDNILSDRIPEDSIAPHLFVAAAVQVHLARIAALLDAGQLVRIKTGVCPACGGKPATSSVIAGAAGVDNARYATCGCCATQWNEVRVKCLCCGSTKGISYRSVETDEATVKAELCSECNSWVKILYQVKNHSLDPIADNVGSLGLDLLMKDSDYRRGGFDPFIAGY; encoded by the coding sequence ATGAACACCACAGTTCAACCCGATCCCGGTGTTATCGGCGGCGTCCCAGAGGCGCCGCTGACTTTTTCACCCAAACCCGCCGAACTTTTCACCAGGCGCGCCAAGCGCTTTGCCTTTCTGGCGGCGCAGGATGGCAACCTGTCGCCCTATCTGCGCTTTCTGGCGGATCTGAGCCAGTTGCAGGCCCGTCTTGCCGATCAGTTGCCCGCCCCTGCCCCGCTGTCGCCTCAGCGGATTGAACTGGCGCGCGCCAGCCGCATGCCGCCCATCGACCGCGCTGCCTTGGCCACGGATGAGGCGCTGTACAACACCCTGTCGCAATTCATCGACGCGGCCGAGGCACTGAAGATGCCCGAACCTGCCCGCCTTGCGCTGCAGGCGCTGAAATCGGCGGGGATCGCGGATCGCCACTGGCTGCTGGACAATATCCTGTCGGATCGCATTCCCGAAGACAGCATCGCGCCGCATCTGTTCGTGGCGGCGGCGGTGCAGGTGCATCTGGCGCGGATCGCCGCCTTGCTGGATGCGGGACAGCTGGTGCGCATCAAGACCGGCGTCTGCCCGGCCTGCGGCGGCAAACCCGCGACATCCTCGGTCATCGCGGGGGCTGCGGGTGTCGATAACGCCCGTTATGCGACCTGCGGCTGCTGCGCGACGCAATGGAATGAGGTGCGGGTGAAATGCCTGTGCTGCGGATCGACCAAGGGGATCAGCTATCGCTCGGTCGAAACCGATGAGGCGACTGTCAAGGCCGAGCTGTGCAGCGAATGCAACAGCTGGGTCAAGATCCTGTATCAGGTCAAGAACCACAGCCTGGACCCGATCGCCGATAATGTCGGCAGCCTTGGGCTGGATCTGCTGATGAAGGACAGCGATTATCGCCGTGGCGGGTTCGATCCCTTTATCGCGGGCTATTGA
- a CDS encoding formate dehydrogenase subunit gamma, producing MPRPYYSEPGDHIESTDPVRVSRYRGITRLNHWVTAGCMIILLLSGLAFFSPSLYFLTGLFGGGQTARWLHPIVGVVLFFSFLLLFLQMWRLNLPKPEDTTWVANIDEVVKGNEENLPELGKYNAGQKFVFWAMSALIVVLIGSGIMIWQEYFPDLVSIPVRRWAVLIHALAAVAIVLVFIMHVYAAFWVRGTLRAMTRGDVTGGWAWRHHRKWLREVAGRQRNGPAK from the coding sequence ATGCCAAGACCGTATTATTCCGAACCCGGTGATCATATCGAAAGCACCGATCCGGTCCGCGTCAGCCGCTATCGTGGCATCACCCGGCTGAACCATTGGGTCACGGCAGGCTGCATGATCATCCTGCTGCTGTCCGGGCTGGCCTTCTTTTCGCCCTCGCTCTACTTCCTGACGGGATTGTTCGGCGGCGGACAGACGGCGCGCTGGCTGCATCCCATCGTGGGCGTCGTCCTGTTTTTCAGCTTCCTGCTTCTGTTCCTGCAGATGTGGCGGCTGAACCTGCCCAAGCCCGAGGATACGACCTGGGTGGCCAATATCGACGAGGTGGTGAAGGGGAACGAGGAAAACCTGCCCGAGCTTGGCAAATACAATGCCGGTCAGAAATTCGTTTTCTGGGCCATGTCCGCGCTGATCGTCGTGCTGATCGGGTCGGGCATCATGATCTGGCAGGAATATTTCCCGGATCTGGTCTCGATCCCGGTGCGCCGTTGGGCCGTGCTGATCCATGCGCTGGCGGCGGTCGCCATCGTGCTGGTTTTTATCATGCATGTCTATGCGGCCTTCTGGGTCCGCGGCACGTTGCGGGCCATGACGCGGGGCGATGTCACCGGTGGCTGGGCCTGGCGGCACCATCGCAAATGGCTGCGCGAGGTTGCTGGACGCCAGCGCAACGGTCCGGCAAAATAG